The genomic interval ACAATATTCTTTATAATAAAATTATTTATTACTTATCGGATAATAACAAAAAAGTGCTTAAATTGAAAATTAATCCCTGTCCTAAACAAAAGATAATTAAACTTTTAAAAAAAATTAAGGTTTATAATTTATACAGTAATATAAATTTAACCCTTAAGAAATATAATCATTTTGACAATTTAATTCAAAATCAATCTCCATAAACTTCTCTAAAAACCATAAAACATTAAGGGAGTTACTATTCTTATATTTTATCGGCTTAAAATTCATGCATTTCAACATTTGAGAATCTCTTTGTTTTGTATTATTTACATCTCGGTATTTTTTAAGAAACGTGGTTAAGAAAATATTTTCTGATAATCTTAAAAAAAGTTTAAGTAACCATTTTTTTAAATTATTCTCAAATTTTATATCCAAAGATTTAAAATAATATTTAAATAAAACATATTCATAAAGTTTCTTTCTATACCTTAACTCAAAAGGAAGTTCCTTAAAAAAATCTACTAAATCTTTATCCCATAATGGTAATAAAAAATCATACCCAAAAAAGTCATAATTTCGGCAGGCATTTACTATAAACTTACTCTGTCTTTCCTGCCAGTTCCATTGTTCTAACATATTAAAAAAAGGTTGTTCATTAAATGGGAAAGAAATAATTTTTTTGGCTACTTCCTGGGACTCTGATGTTTTATTTAATTGATAATGCTTTTCAACAATAGCTTTGAGCAAATCAGGGTTATTATCTATTAGTTTATATCGCTCTTTTAAATGACTTCCTGCGATAAAATCTCCTGCGTGACCTGGAATAAATACTGAGTTTAAAGGCAATATTTTTCTTTCTTTCAAGTGCTTAACAACAAAATATTCTTGAATACTAAAAATAGATAAATAATTACAA from Halanaerobiales bacterium carries:
- a CDS encoding asparagine synthase-related protein — encoded protein: MLEDLADKDDIIKKVRLLNGLFTIIIKSKKECFLISDITRTFPIVYYHNNKNWIITDNVSWLRKKYNLKKDDSSCKEFLASGLVTKNNSLFQNVYQVQSGEIVSINQNKVNSIRYYIFPQMKEKFDISFKENSDRLKNVLDDLGEKLLKQLNGRTAVIPLSGGLDSRLIVSLLKKKRYENVICFTYGKYNSFEVRRSKKIAKKLGYPWYFIPYDDEIYDNFCSSKEFYEYTEYACNYLSIFSIQEYFVVKHLKERKILPLNSVFIPGHAGDFIAGSHLKERYKLIDNNPDLLKAIVEKHYQLNKTSESQEVAKKIISFPFNEQPFFNMLEQWNWQERQSKFIVNACRNYDFFGYDFLLPLWDKDLVDFFKELPFELRYRKKLYEYVLFKYYFKSLDIKFENNLKKWLLKLFLRLSENIFLTTFLKKYRDVNNTKQRDSQMLKCMNFKPIKYKNSNSLNVLWFLEKFMEIDFELNCQNDYIS